The following are encoded together in the Fundidesulfovibrio putealis DSM 16056 genome:
- a CDS encoding polysaccharide deacetylase family protein — protein sequence MNRRRFLSMLPVLAASASLPMAVWAAEKPLPLGMVTFTFDDGLVSNYNYALPIFKRRGQVATAGIVASRVTSGNNDYMNVDQVRELEQSGWEIASHSLTHSRPVQIPKTYEQEPVVGWHVDEKDPSHFQTQYEYERIAGLYQDGKPLKEVFSLAELAATPGSYWLDRCIAELHARPFRGGDPAEIGIRAGSYQRELEESKRILVELGYNVDTYIAPHNYWTDDVEVISKRYYARACTGRDSDNRPGSFDPYAVKRFMAHSKDTPQSYMRIIKDHCLEHGGWVVFCFHGVGDNTGWEPYSAEGMDAVLGWVVEQKIPVVTIRDGAKIMAELKKNQNVPQTKSLVRKGS from the coding sequence ATGAATCGTCGCCGTTTCCTTTCCATGCTGCCCGTGCTTGCCGCGTCCGCATCGCTTCCGATGGCCGTATGGGCTGCCGAGAAACCTCTGCCGCTCGGCATGGTGACCTTCACCTTCGACGACGGACTCGTCAGCAACTACAACTACGCGTTGCCCATCTTCAAGCGCCGGGGCCAGGTTGCCACGGCGGGAATCGTGGCCAGCCGCGTCACTTCCGGCAACAACGACTACATGAACGTGGACCAGGTGCGCGAACTGGAGCAGAGCGGCTGGGAGATAGCCTCCCACAGCCTGACCCATTCGCGGCCCGTGCAGATCCCCAAAACCTACGAGCAGGAGCCGGTGGTCGGCTGGCACGTGGACGAGAAGGATCCCTCCCACTTCCAGACCCAGTACGAGTACGAGCGCATCGCCGGACTCTACCAGGACGGCAAGCCCCTCAAGGAAGTCTTCAGCCTCGCGGAGCTTGCCGCCACGCCCGGTTCCTACTGGCTGGACCGGTGCATCGCCGAACTGCATGCGCGTCCGTTTCGCGGCGGCGACCCGGCCGAGATCGGCATCCGGGCCGGGTCCTACCAGCGCGAGTTGGAGGAATCCAAGCGCATCCTCGTGGAGCTCGGCTACAATGTGGACACCTACATCGCCCCCCACAATTACTGGACCGACGATGTCGAGGTGATCAGCAAGCGCTACTACGCGCGCGCCTGCACCGGGCGCGACTCCGACAACAGGCCCGGCAGCTTCGATCCCTACGCAGTCAAGCGGTTCATGGCCCACAGCAAGGATACCCCCCAGTCCTACATGCGCATCATCAAGGACCACTGCCTGGAACACGGTGGCTGGGTGGTGTTCTGTTTCCACGGTGTGGGTGACAATACCGGCTGGGAGCCCTATTCCGCCGAGGGAATGGACGCTGTGCTCGGCTGGGTGGTCGAGCAGAAGATACCCGTCGTGACCATTCGGGACGGCGCGAAAATCATGGCCGAGCTCAAGAAAAATCAAAACGTTCCGCAGACCAAATCGCTCGTTAGGAAAGGTTCGTAG
- a CDS encoding PEP-CTERM sorting domain-containing protein — protein MKLILSALLAILSITVGAAGAQASVVNFGDSVNVWSGLKKTPELANQDQNGVPDLTGGSMTYSAGHTLTSITLNYTNHYANQSWGQSSWNSLEAGDWYIDVDNNNAWDYVIHRPDQVWDFDKNKWVDNTAYHLYQTNDKILYGTSTAYENGKFAQYEAYYGNTDNRDWHPSTVKDSILPYEYEKKVKGKYVYTTENANSGILDLGVVGFDGWDSFSELDRLSKSTAVGSSTWDLSGIGGIDFLSLMGKEIVIAYTMTCANDVLFEHTRVPTPEPGTMLLMGLGILGVGYLRKRSRSSR, from the coding sequence ATGAAATTGATACTGTCCGCACTCCTGGCAATACTGTCCATCACCGTTGGTGCAGCCGGAGCCCAAGCTTCCGTCGTGAATTTCGGCGACTCGGTCAACGTCTGGTCCGGCCTGAAGAAGACGCCAGAACTGGCCAATCAGGACCAGAACGGCGTGCCTGATCTGACCGGGGGGTCGATGACCTATTCAGCGGGGCACACCCTGACATCCATCACGCTGAACTATACCAACCACTACGCGAACCAGTCCTGGGGACAGTCCTCCTGGAACTCACTCGAAGCTGGCGACTGGTATATCGATGTGGATAACAACAACGCCTGGGACTACGTGATACACCGTCCCGATCAGGTGTGGGATTTCGACAAGAACAAGTGGGTGGATAACACGGCATACCATCTGTACCAGACCAATGACAAGATACTGTATGGGACGTCGACAGCGTATGAGAATGGGAAGTTTGCCCAGTACGAGGCCTATTACGGCAACACCGACAACCGCGACTGGCACCCCTCCACAGTCAAGGATTCGATCCTGCCGTACGAATACGAGAAGAAGGTGAAGGGGAAGTACGTTTATACGACCGAAAACGCCAACAGCGGCATCCTCGACCTTGGCGTGGTCGGCTTCGACGGATGGGACAGCTTTTCGGAACTCGACCGGTTGTCCAAGTCCACGGCGGTCGGGTCCTCCACCTGGGACTTGAGCGGCATAGGCGGCATCGATTTCCTGAGCCTGATGGGCAAGGAAATAGTCATCGCCTACACCATGACCTGCGCCAACGACGTCCTGTTCGAACACACCCGGGTCCCGACGCCCGAACCCGGCACCATGCTGCTCATGGGCCTTGGCATCCTCGGCGTGGGCTACCTGCGCAAGCGGTCCAGGTCCTCCCGCTAG
- a CDS encoding ABC transporter substrate-binding protein — translation MQKLVFAVIAALALALAGHLLMRLPPVDPIILGYISSLSGRFSALSASGRDGAVLAVEHVNARGGIDGRSLRLDMEDDAFDPDVARKAVIHLKALGAVAIVGPFASAVARSMVDAAQEADVLVVSPTVSSDDFNAQDDLFLRVIPAADAFTTSLGSYCGAARALKTISVLADKANASYSAGVIRSFRRGFLESGGRELLVFEYDSRQSPSFQELAAKALAMRPDGVMLVSSPLDTALMCQRLRILEPGVPVFSSAWGMSGELIQSGGRAVEGILSMVPFNPESRDPDYLNFVAAFRARFGKDPDFSSIFNYEAVMLLASALKTDPHARGEALKRIILDRKTYRGLQGEYSLDGFGDVSRPLHLLTVADGRLSLKESP, via the coding sequence ATGCAAAAGCTCGTTTTTGCGGTGATCGCTGCGTTGGCCCTCGCACTGGCGGGCCATCTTCTGATGCGTCTCCCGCCCGTGGACCCGATAATCCTGGGGTACATCTCCAGCCTTTCCGGACGCTTCTCGGCGCTGTCCGCCTCCGGGCGCGACGGAGCCGTTCTTGCCGTGGAGCACGTCAATGCCAGGGGCGGCATTGACGGAAGATCCCTCCGGCTGGACATGGAAGACGACGCCTTCGACCCCGACGTGGCCCGGAAGGCCGTCATCCACCTCAAAGCATTGGGCGCTGTGGCCATCGTGGGGCCTTTTGCCAGCGCCGTGGCGCGTTCGATGGTGGACGCGGCCCAGGAGGCCGACGTGCTGGTGGTCAGCCCCACCGTAAGTTCCGATGATTTCAACGCCCAGGACGACCTGTTCCTGCGCGTCATCCCCGCCGCCGACGCCTTTACCACCTCCCTTGGAAGCTACTGCGGCGCTGCGCGCGCTCTGAAAACCATCTCGGTGCTCGCGGACAAGGCCAACGCCTCCTACTCGGCGGGCGTCATCCGCTCGTTCCGCAGGGGATTCCTGGAATCCGGCGGGCGCGAGCTGCTGGTCTTCGAGTACGATTCCCGCCAGTCGCCTTCCTTCCAGGAGCTGGCCGCAAAGGCCCTCGCCATGCGTCCGGACGGCGTCATGCTGGTCTCCAGCCCCCTGGATACGGCGCTCATGTGCCAGCGGCTGCGCATCCTCGAACCCGGCGTGCCGGTGTTCTCCTCGGCGTGGGGCATGTCCGGCGAACTGATCCAGAGCGGCGGCCGGGCCGTTGAAGGCATCCTGTCCATGGTGCCCTTCAATCCCGAGAGCAGGGACCCGGACTACCTGAACTTCGTCGCGGCTTTCAGGGCGCGTTTCGGCAAGGACCCTGATTTCTCCAGCATATTCAATTACGAAGCGGTGATGCTTCTGGCTTCCGCCCTGAAAACGGACCCCCACGCCAGGGGCGAAGCCCTGAAGCGCATCATCCTGGACAGAAAGACGTATCGCGGCCTCCAGGGGGAATACTCCCTGGACGGCTTCGGCGACGTGTCGCGCCCGCTCCATCTTTTGACGGTAGCCGATGGTCGGCTGAGCCTAAAGGAGTCGCCCTGA
- a CDS encoding 3-dehydroquinate synthase, with the protein MTRTIHQTIAVRYDFPVIFTRDALAPQNSALAGLFPPCTPAPGGCGTSPQQGCGPHRLAAVLDDGLLASFPDLGARIEGYFRHNPVASLTAPVLAVPGGERAKADLSVFQSVLDLIFEARLCRQSYLLVIGGGAVLDAAGFAAATAHRGVRLIRMPSTALAQNDAGVGVKNAVNFFGRKNFLGCFAPPFAVLNDFALLDGLEERERRAGLAEAVKIALIKDAVFFDRLFADRHALKRLEHGPLEHSIERCAELHLEHIATGGDPFEFGSSRPLDFGHWSAHAMEEATNGALGHGEAVAIGVALDSVYSHLTGLLPADDLAHILEILPDLGFTPWHAALETLDAPTAIESFREHLGGRLFLSLLTGIGARVEVSSIDFAKMQEAVAILRERFA; encoded by the coding sequence ATGACCAGAACCATCCACCAGACCATCGCCGTCCGATACGACTTCCCGGTGATCTTCACGAGAGACGCCCTTGCCCCCCAAAACTCCGCACTGGCAGGACTTTTCCCGCCCTGCACGCCCGCTCCCGGCGGCTGCGGCACGTCCCCGCAACAGGGCTGCGGCCCGCATCGCCTGGCTGCCGTGCTGGACGACGGCCTGCTGGCGTCCTTTCCGGATCTCGGCGCGCGCATCGAGGGCTATTTCCGGCACAACCCGGTGGCCAGCCTGACCGCGCCGGTCCTGGCCGTGCCCGGCGGAGAGCGGGCCAAGGCGGACCTCTCGGTGTTTCAGTCCGTGCTGGACCTGATCTTCGAGGCGCGCCTGTGCCGCCAGTCCTACCTGCTGGTGATCGGCGGAGGCGCGGTGCTGGACGCGGCGGGGTTCGCCGCCGCCACGGCGCACCGGGGCGTGCGGCTCATCCGCATGCCCTCCACCGCGCTGGCCCAGAACGACGCCGGAGTGGGCGTGAAGAACGCCGTGAACTTTTTCGGGCGCAAGAATTTCCTGGGCTGCTTCGCGCCGCCCTTTGCCGTGCTGAACGATTTTGCCCTGCTGGACGGCCTGGAGGAGCGCGAACGCCGCGCCGGACTGGCCGAGGCGGTGAAAATCGCGCTCATCAAGGACGCGGTGTTCTTCGACAGGCTCTTTGCCGACCGCCACGCCCTCAAGCGCCTGGAGCACGGCCCGCTGGAGCACTCCATCGAGCGCTGCGCCGAGCTGCACCTTGAGCACATCGCCACCGGCGGCGACCCGTTCGAGTTCGGGTCCTCGCGCCCTCTGGATTTCGGCCACTGGAGCGCCCACGCCATGGAAGAGGCCACCAACGGGGCGCTCGGCCATGGCGAGGCGGTGGCCATCGGCGTGGCCCTGGACTCGGTCTATTCGCACCTGACCGGGCTCTTGCCGGCTGACGACCTGGCGCACATCCTGGAAATCCTGCCCGACCTCGGGTTCACGCCCTGGCACGCAGCTCTGGAGACCCTGGACGCCCCGACGGCCATCGAGTCCTTCCGGGAGCACCTGGGCGGCAGGCTGTTTCTGAGCCTGCTCACGGGCATCGGAGCCCGCGTGGAGGTTTCCTCCATCGATTTCGCCAAAATGCAGGAAGCTGTAGCCATCCTGCGGGAGCGGTTCGCGTAA
- a CDS encoding O-antigen ligase family protein, with amino-acid sequence MTTARAAFASKLLFLAVNALFSGLLCWEMGGRSKMFVLAFPLGCALCLWRRGMIQHLLAALGAGLMFFGFQSYSAQAQVLHYLVSVCALMLLAASGPGLRTRSYGPLRLWFMGFVGVMAAGLPLLPLGEYAQAFRELGPLGFVRMAGYSVASSSFYALAALDRLALYALFAWELSRLRHDGADNGPSSLLRGVAASLPAALVFGLAEYFLARGKAYAMSDRLTSLFLNPGWFAEYVCVGLPFLLLFGRRRGRWFFFAVLALSLAAMVFTMARAAWLLSALLAVSCVVAGLARFDLFALDYRRMAKGAALGGAAVAVLGLGVYGVLSATRISLLNFPLATMIAQRLERFSETPRPTVFKSGVLVGLESPVSGMGYETYAWHYPALMAVPASGLKQGIPADAEVFEATHNLFIQIFAGGGALGLAAWLLLAGRSAQLALRRHRRRAEAMSLAVLLSLGAFHVFGLFQEMIYIPAVWLLFFAVAAWCLRQEDEIGGWVADFTQNRAARVVALAVLAALCINLGNAGFAATARRLGQDVWPPEGARQLQGFSGPEAVDGRLVLWSCGASSFRLEGQGPWRFELGITHPDLSAKPVRVAFSRDGRVLAEATFGSATARTGALTIRADEARPGDRVYLCVSRLYYPIVSGIKDHRALGAWVAGPGLGLGQE; translated from the coding sequence ATGACCACCGCGCGCGCAGCATTCGCCTCCAAACTTCTGTTCCTGGCAGTCAACGCCTTGTTCTCCGGCCTTTTGTGCTGGGAGATGGGCGGGCGTTCCAAAATGTTCGTGCTGGCCTTCCCCCTGGGCTGCGCCCTGTGCCTGTGGCGGCGGGGCATGATCCAACACCTGCTGGCCGCGCTTGGCGCTGGGCTCATGTTCTTCGGGTTCCAGTCCTATTCGGCTCAGGCCCAGGTGCTGCACTATCTGGTCAGTGTTTGCGCGCTTATGCTGCTGGCCGCGTCCGGGCCGGGGCTGCGCACGCGATCCTACGGCCCGCTGCGGCTGTGGTTCATGGGCTTCGTGGGTGTGATGGCGGCTGGCCTGCCGCTTCTGCCTCTTGGCGAGTACGCCCAGGCGTTTCGCGAACTTGGACCGCTGGGATTTGTCCGCATGGCGGGGTATTCCGTGGCCTCCAGTTCCTTCTACGCCCTGGCCGCCCTGGACAGGCTGGCGCTGTACGCCCTGTTCGCCTGGGAGCTCTCGCGACTGCGGCATGACGGGGCCGACAACGGGCCGTCCTCCCTGCTGCGCGGCGTGGCAGCGTCCCTGCCCGCCGCCCTGGTCTTCGGGCTGGCAGAGTACTTCCTGGCCAGGGGCAAGGCCTACGCCATGAGCGACAGGCTCACCTCGCTGTTTCTAAACCCTGGCTGGTTCGCGGAATACGTGTGCGTGGGCCTGCCCTTCCTGCTGCTTTTCGGGCGCAGGCGCGGGCGCTGGTTCTTCTTTGCCGTGCTGGCCCTGTCGCTTGCGGCCATGGTCTTCACCATGGCGCGGGCGGCCTGGCTCTTGTCCGCCTTGCTGGCCGTATCCTGCGTGGTGGCGGGGCTGGCCCGGTTCGACCTCTTCGCCCTGGATTACCGGCGCATGGCCAAGGGCGCTGCCCTGGGCGGCGCGGCGGTGGCCGTGCTGGGCCTCGGGGTGTACGGCGTGCTCTCGGCCACGCGCATTTCGCTTCTGAACTTCCCCCTGGCCACCATGATTGCCCAGCGCCTGGAGCGCTTCTCCGAGACGCCGCGCCCCACCGTGTTCAAGAGCGGCGTGCTGGTGGGCCTGGAGTCGCCGGTGTCCGGCATGGGCTACGAGACCTACGCCTGGCACTATCCGGCCCTGATGGCCGTCCCGGCCAGCGGGCTTAAGCAGGGAATTCCTGCCGACGCCGAGGTCTTCGAGGCCACCCACAACCTGTTCATCCAGATTTTCGCTGGCGGCGGCGCGCTGGGGCTGGCGGCGTGGCTCCTGCTGGCCGGGCGCTCGGCGCAGCTGGCGCTCAGGCGGCATCGGCGGCGGGCCGAAGCCATGAGCCTCGCGGTGCTCTTGTCGCTTGGGGCCTTTCACGTGTTCGGGCTGTTCCAGGAGATGATCTACATCCCGGCGGTGTGGCTTCTGTTCTTTGCGGTGGCGGCCTGGTGCCTGCGCCAGGAGGACGAGATCGGCGGCTGGGTCGCGGACTTCACGCAGAACCGGGCCGCGCGGGTAGTTGCCCTGGCCGTGCTGGCGGCGCTGTGCATCAACCTGGGCAACGCCGGGTTCGCCGCTACGGCCAGACGGCTGGGGCAGGATGTTTGGCCGCCTGAGGGCGCGCGCCAGCTCCAGGGATTTTCCGGGCCTGAGGCAGTGGACGGGCGGCTGGTGCTGTGGAGCTGCGGCGCGTCGTCTTTCAGGCTGGAAGGACAGGGGCCGTGGCGTTTCGAGCTGGGGATCACCCACCCCGACCTCTCCGCGAAACCGGTGCGCGTGGCGTTTTCACGGGACGGGCGCGTACTGGCCGAGGCAACGTTCGGCTCCGCAACGGCCCGCACCGGCGCGCTGACTATCCGTGCGGATGAGGCGCGTCCCGGAGACCGCGTGTATCTGTGCGTGTCGCGCCTGTATTATCCCATCGTGTCCGGCATCAAGGACCACCGCGCCCTCGGGGCCTGGGTGGCCGGGCCTGGGCTCGGCCTGGGGCAAGAGTGA
- a CDS encoding glycosyltransferase, giving the protein MRKLKIVVGGYAVSFPLGGQIWMIMHYMEGLKRQGHDVIFVEDTADWALPFDPNKGFASADSSHGRAVLDDAFKSIGLSGRWAYNTIFENKLYGMERADLDRFCESADLFLNVSGVIPLRESYMKAKVRAIIDTDPIFTQSKIATDEWTRDYFLQHDAFFTWGHNIPTGSTGVALSGIEYTPTRVPIVLDMWPNVEGSGSGFTTIGNWDAQGRDIVHEGKKLSWRKSEKYEQIIDLPEKLPGVTLDLTMSGMKEDAQRFAAHGWKVKNALELSKDIWGYHDYILNSTSEFTVAKEQNIQLKSGWFSDRSASYLASGRPVIVEDTGFGTYLPVGEGLVTFDGVDNAKAAIETVLSDYPKHRKAARKIAEEFFDADKVLTGILKTCGF; this is encoded by the coding sequence ATGCGCAAGCTTAAGATCGTGGTTGGTGGGTACGCCGTAAGCTTCCCTCTGGGGGGCCAGATCTGGATGATCATGCACTACATGGAAGGGCTCAAGCGCCAGGGGCATGATGTAATCTTCGTGGAAGACACGGCCGACTGGGCGCTGCCGTTCGACCCCAACAAGGGGTTCGCCTCAGCCGATTCGAGCCACGGTCGCGCGGTGCTGGACGACGCCTTCAAGAGCATCGGCCTCTCCGGACGCTGGGCCTACAACACCATCTTCGAGAACAAGCTCTACGGCATGGAGCGCGCCGACCTGGACCGCTTCTGCGAAAGCGCGGACCTCTTCCTGAACGTGTCGGGCGTCATCCCGCTGCGCGAAAGCTACATGAAGGCCAAGGTCCGGGCCATCATCGACACCGACCCCATCTTCACCCAGTCCAAGATCGCAACCGACGAGTGGACCCGCGACTACTTCCTGCAGCACGACGCGTTCTTCACCTGGGGGCACAACATTCCCACCGGGTCCACGGGCGTGGCCCTCTCCGGCATCGAATACACGCCCACCCGCGTGCCCATCGTCCTGGACATGTGGCCCAACGTGGAAGGCTCCGGCTCCGGCTTCACCACCATCGGCAACTGGGACGCTCAGGGGCGCGACATCGTCCACGAGGGCAAGAAGCTCTCCTGGCGCAAGTCCGAGAAGTACGAGCAGATCATCGACCTGCCCGAGAAGCTCCCCGGCGTCACCCTGGACCTCACCATGAGCGGCATGAAGGAAGACGCGCAGCGCTTCGCCGCCCACGGCTGGAAGGTGAAGAACGCCCTGGAGCTCTCCAAGGACATCTGGGGCTACCACGACTACATCCTGAACTCCACGTCCGAGTTCACCGTGGCCAAGGAACAGAACATCCAGCTGAAATCCGGCTGGTTCTCGGACCGTTCCGCCAGCTACCTGGCCTCGGGCCGCCCCGTCATCGTGGAGGACACGGGCTTTGGCACCTACCTGCCCGTGGGAGAGGGGCTGGTCACCTTCGACGGCGTGGACAACGCCAAGGCCGCCATCGAGACGGTGCTTTCCGACTACCCTAAACACCGCAAGGCCGCCCGGAAAATCGCCGAGGAGTTCTTCGACGCCGACAAGGTGCTCACCGGCATTCTGAAGACCTGCGGATTTTAG
- the eboE gene encoding metabolite traffic protein EboE — protein MHPVTYCTNIHPGESWEQTRANLASHTLAVKAAVCPDRPFPVGLRVSGLASREVTPEEALRFREWLDENGLYVATVNGFPYGTFHGRPVKSGVYQPDWRDPARLEYTLKLAELLAVWLPDGPDSITGSISTVPVGFRADFDSAQEHLAFAALRRAAEGLDALAQRTGKRIRLSLEPEPGCLVETTPQLIALFDRLDLPDHLRATLAVCYDCCHQALQFEDPAWSLAQLADNGVDIGHVQVSSALHLSCADLSRLARFDEPVYLHQCVALDEGGGLVRFDDLGEALAASAGASVGDGTVDVESRIDRAHTVGATGSAGLSGGLEKQWTARRVAETDAPSCLENAACWRVHFHLPVFLAQLPGCLSTQQFLKDFLPLVSPSVPLEVETYTFDVLPPELQTPTVVESIVREIKWVEDCRAGRLKD, from the coding sequence ATGCATCCCGTCACCTACTGCACCAACATCCACCCCGGCGAATCCTGGGAGCAGACGCGCGCCAACTTGGCCTCCCACACTCTGGCCGTGAAGGCCGCCGTCTGCCCGGATCGACCGTTCCCGGTGGGGCTTCGCGTCTCCGGGCTGGCCAGCCGGGAAGTGACGCCCGAGGAGGCCCTCCGCTTTCGCGAGTGGCTTGACGAGAATGGCCTGTACGTGGCCACGGTGAACGGCTTTCCCTACGGCACATTCCACGGACGCCCGGTGAAATCAGGCGTCTACCAGCCGGACTGGCGCGACCCCGCCCGCCTGGAATACACCCTGAAGCTGGCGGAACTGCTGGCGGTCTGGTTGCCTGACGGCCCGGATAGCATAACCGGGTCCATCTCCACCGTGCCTGTGGGTTTTCGCGCGGATTTCGACTCTGCCCAGGAGCACCTGGCCTTCGCCGCCCTGCGCCGGGCCGCCGAAGGCCTGGACGCCCTGGCCCAACGCACCGGCAAGCGCATCCGCCTGTCCCTGGAGCCGGAGCCGGGCTGCCTGGTGGAGACCACCCCGCAGCTGATAGCGCTTTTCGACCGGCTTGACCTGCCGGACCACCTGCGCGCAACCCTGGCTGTCTGTTACGACTGCTGCCATCAGGCCTTGCAGTTCGAGGATCCGGCATGGTCGCTCGCACAGCTCGCGGACAACGGCGTGGACATCGGGCACGTCCAGGTGTCTTCGGCCCTGCACCTGTCCTGCGCGGACCTGTCGCGCCTGGCGCGCTTCGACGAGCCGGTGTACCTGCACCAGTGCGTGGCCCTTGATGAGGGCGGAGGCCTCGTGCGCTTCGACGACTTGGGCGAGGCCCTGGCCGCCTCGGCTGGAGCGAGCGTCGGGGATGGAACGGTGGACGTGGAGAGCAGGATTGACCGGGCTCATACGGTTGGTGCGACTGGATCGGCGGGCTTGTCCGGCGGTCTGGAAAAGCAATGGACCGCGAGGCGCGTTGCTGAAACTGACGCCCCGTCCTGCCTCGAAAACGCCGCCTGCTGGAGGGTGCATTTTCATCTGCCGGTATTCCTGGCGCAGTTGCCCGGATGCCTGAGCACGCAGCAGTTCCTGAAGGATTTCCTGCCGCTGGTGTCCCCGTCCGTGCCTCTGGAGGTGGAGACCTACACCTTCGACGTTCTTCCGCCGGAGTTGCAGACACCCACCGTGGTGGAATCAATCGTCCGGGAGATCAAATGGGTGGAGGACTGCCGCGCCGGAAGGCTGAAAGATTGA